One stretch of Coriobacteriia bacterium DNA includes these proteins:
- a CDS encoding alanine glycine permease, producing MGIVTTINSYLSNYVLLTLLIAMGLWFTIRTKFVQFRCFGEGWRRIFGDFSLRGGKQGGGMTSFQALATAIAAQVGTGNIVGACGAILVGGPGAIFWMWLIALLGMATNYAEAVMAQKTRVVDADGSVHGGPAYYITTAFKGKGGKALAGFFAVAVIIALGFIGPMVQSNSIAATMNTAFSIEPWMIGIIIAVLAGFVFIGNIHRLASITEKMVPVMAVLYVVGSIVVLVMNWQNIPGAFALIFQCAFSPQAGIGGAFFGIVAAITYGAKRGLFSNEAGMGSTPHAHALAEVRDPHEQGVVAMIGVFIDTLVVVTMTALVVISTLYVGDGALAKAYEDAGKYDTVVEFVQAEGDAIGEGMVISDGALVNAKGDTVLTDDDMNDPAALAAAVGLDNGNMAQVAFSQFFTTNGGNIFVAICLLFFAFSTILSWNLFAKLNWEYLFGKKTILVFACICTFFVFLGAVLKIDLVWELQDMFNQLMVLPNAIALFALTGSVLAIANAKHDKKATDVRAEHAEEKAWAEAERDAESALRAEEDAATLEILEERGDYVGRMQDDGKDE from the coding sequence TTGGGGATCGTCACGACGATCAACTCGTATCTGTCTAATTACGTTCTACTCACCCTGCTCATCGCGATGGGCCTTTGGTTCACCATTCGCACGAAGTTCGTGCAATTCCGCTGCTTTGGCGAGGGCTGGCGCCGCATCTTCGGCGACTTCTCGCTACGTGGCGGCAAGCAGGGCGGCGGCATGACGTCGTTCCAGGCCCTGGCCACGGCCATTGCCGCACAGGTCGGCACCGGTAACATCGTCGGCGCTTGCGGTGCCATTCTGGTAGGTGGCCCGGGTGCCATCTTCTGGATGTGGCTTATCGCCCTTTTGGGCATGGCGACCAATTATGCCGAGGCCGTCATGGCGCAGAAGACCCGCGTGGTCGACGCCGACGGGTCGGTTCACGGTGGTCCCGCCTACTACATCACCACCGCGTTCAAGGGCAAGGGTGGCAAGGCACTTGCCGGTTTCTTTGCCGTGGCCGTCATCATCGCCCTGGGCTTCATCGGCCCCATGGTGCAGTCGAACTCCATCGCCGCAACCATGAACACGGCATTCTCCATCGAACCCTGGATGATAGGCATCATTATCGCCGTGCTCGCAGGATTCGTGTTCATCGGCAACATACACCGCCTGGCTTCCATCACCGAGAAGATGGTGCCCGTCATGGCCGTGCTCTACGTGGTGGGCTCGATCGTGGTGCTCGTCATGAACTGGCAGAACATCCCCGGTGCCTTCGCGCTCATCTTCCAGTGCGCCTTCAGCCCGCAAGCCGGCATCGGCGGTGCGTTCTTCGGCATCGTCGCTGCCATCACCTATGGCGCCAAGCGCGGCCTGTTCTCCAACGAGGCCGGCATGGGCTCCACCCCGCACGCGCATGCGCTCGCCGAGGTACGTGACCCGCACGAGCAGGGTGTCGTCGCCATGATCGGCGTCTTCATCGACACGCTCGTGGTCGTCACCATGACAGCGCTCGTCGTCATCTCCACCCTCTACGTGGGCGATGGCGCGCTGGCCAAGGCCTACGAGGACGCCGGCAAGTACGACACCGTTGTCGAGTTCGTGCAGGCCGAAGGCGACGCTATCGGCGAGGGCATGGTGATTTCGGACGGAGCGCTCGTCAACGCGAAGGGCGATACAGTCCTTACCGATGACGATATGAACGACCCCGCCGCCCTGGCCGCGGCCGTTGGCCTGGACAACGGCAACATGGCCCAGGTTGCGTTCAGCCAGTTCTTCACCACCAACGGCGGCAACATCTTCGTCGCCATATGCCTGCTGTTCTTCGCGTTCTCGACGATCCTGTCGTGGAACCTCTTTGCGAAGCTCAACTGGGAATACCTCTTTGGCAAGAAGACGATCCTCGTGTTCGCCTGCATCTGCACGTTCTTCGTGTTCCTGGGCGCGGTGCTCAAGATCGACCTGGTCTGGGAGTTGCAGGACATGTTCAACCAGCTGATGGTGCTTCCCAACGCCATCGCATTGTTTGCGCTGACCGGCTCGGTTCTTGCGATTGCCAACGCCAAGCATGACAAGAAGGCAACTGACGTGCGCGCCGAGCATGCCGAGGAGAAGGCCTGGGCCGAAGCCGAGCGCGATGCCGAGAGTGCGCTTCGTGCCGAGGAAGATGCCGCGACGCTCGAGATCCTCGAGGAGCGCGGCGATTACGTGGGTCGCATGCAAGACGACGGCAAGGACGAGTAA
- a CDS encoding hydrolase, whose protein sequence is MTVTPRVLRTPELTGNLRAHSVRLPEAAQEASGIRVLGRTIRSIVYTTDIAIIRNCDADAVFAVYPFTPQQIISKAIMEASAIPVFAGVGGGTTAGPRSAALAQDAEADGAYGVVLNAPASYTTLEMVSRVIDIPVIVTVVDADRDVVANRIAAGASILNVAAGAATAQVVADIREEFPDVPLIATGGSSEESIRATVEAGANAVICTPPTNKELFSGMMKRYRESSDIHATTPSNARGLSDASLREIEARLREIRDAGFLDR, encoded by the coding sequence ATGACCGTCACCCCGCGAGTTCTACGCACGCCCGAGCTCACGGGCAACCTGCGCGCCCACAGCGTGCGCCTTCCCGAGGCCGCGCAGGAGGCAAGCGGCATACGCGTGCTCGGGCGCACCATCCGATCGATCGTCTACACGACCGACATCGCGATCATCCGCAACTGCGATGCCGATGCGGTCTTCGCCGTGTATCCCTTCACACCGCAGCAGATCATCTCCAAGGCCATCATGGAGGCCTCCGCGATTCCCGTGTTCGCCGGGGTCGGGGGAGGGACGACGGCCGGTCCGCGCTCGGCTGCGCTTGCGCAGGATGCCGAGGCCGACGGCGCGTATGGCGTCGTGCTCAACGCGCCGGCGAGCTATACCACGCTCGAGATGGTGAGCCGCGTCATCGATATCCCGGTGATCGTGACGGTCGTCGATGCCGATAGGGACGTGGTCGCCAATCGAATCGCCGCCGGTGCCTCCATCCTCAACGTCGCCGCTGGCGCCGCGACGGCCCAGGTGGTCGCCGATATCCGGGAGGAGTTTCCCGACGTGCCCCTCATCGCCACGGGCGGGTCGAGCGAAGAGAGTATCCGCGCGACGGTCGAGGCGGGCGCGAACGCGGTCATCTGCACGCCCCCGACCAACAAGGAGCTGTTCTCGGGAATGATGAAACGCTACCGGGAGTCCTCGGACATCCACGCGACTACGCCATCGAATGCCCGCGGCTTGTCGGACGCGAGCCTACGCGAAATCGAGGCGCGTCTGCGTGAGATTCGCGACGCCGGCTTCCTCGATCGCTAA
- a CDS encoding nitrous oxide-stimulated promoter family protein has product MNDTTRRTPTQAQSESATIRRKRERETKTVSQMVAIYCAGNHPKDERSERAICGEPVCPACKALDDYACLRTQRCRRMGEKVSCEVCSNHCYAPAMRERIRQVMRYAGPRMLKKHPISAVRHLVGKLGTRKASGT; this is encoded by the coding sequence ATGAACGACACCACCAGGCGCACTCCGACTCAAGCGCAAAGCGAAAGCGCCACCATCCGGCGCAAGCGCGAGCGGGAGACGAAAACCGTGTCTCAGATGGTGGCAATCTACTGCGCGGGCAACCACCCAAAGGACGAGCGCAGCGAGCGAGCCATCTGCGGCGAGCCCGTCTGCCCCGCATGCAAGGCCCTCGATGACTACGCGTGCCTAAGGACGCAGCGGTGCCGTCGCATGGGCGAGAAGGTGAGCTGCGAGGTGTGCTCCAACCACTGCTACGCCCCTGCCATGCGCGAGCGGATTCGTCAGGTGATGCGTTACGCGGGACCGCGTATGCTGAAGAAGCACCCCATCTCAGCCGTCCGGCACCTGGTCGGCAAGCTGGGAACGCGCAAGGCAAGCGGCACATAG
- the cydC gene encoding thiol reductant ABC exporter subunit CydC, translating to MFNKRLITMVTNARRYIGADVALQWIALVANIVLFILIGLFLQGLLENTLQASHVAILLVVALLTLAVRFFCQMGTQRMGQRAANAAKSTIRQAIYAKLVDLGPSYRESTTPSEALQVSVEGVEHLETYFGSYLPQLFYAVVAPLTLFACLAPLSLPTAITLLVCVPLIPLSIVAVQRIAKRVMGNYWGSYTDLGSFFLESIQGLTTLKIFQADQRRHEAMNREAESFRQATMRLLVMQLNSITVMDLFAFCGAAAGIIMALVQLSQGNASFGAVFAITFLSAEFFLPMRALGSFFHTAMSGMAAADRMFKILDTPTPPSGERTVDHGNVQIECHDISYSYDGDRNVLSDVDITIPQGSFVGITGESGSGKSTLAGILSRSLDRYAGNVSIGGIPLRDISRTSLRETITYVPFASYLFEGTVASNLRLAKPDATDEELWDVLHRCRLEGLVRRTGGLQAPVAAEGTNLSGGQRQRLAMARALLHDTPVYILDEATSNIDAESEAAIIELVRQLADTKTVIMITHRLAALRNAGRIYVLADGRVVESGTHDELSAAGGAYGRLWDEQSRLESFAQAPATDTGEIAVIDEEDEGGEPATTVPDAIGGTHRSHLSVMARLLRLVTPLLPVLAMAIVLGVLGFGAAIFLTVFASYSLLDLVGQGAEMDWMAAAMAVAICGIVRGPLRYGEQLCNHYLAFRVLALVRDRLFAVMRKLAPARLEGRDKGNLVSLMTSDVELLEVFFAHTISPAAIALIVSTGMTVFIASQSPILAVLAACAYLVMGVAVPWLSSRSAGTLGDSVRRHIGAMNTFVLDSLRGLPEILQFGQSRERRRELEKRTHALMEAEDSLKRRTACSMALTGTLVMVFDLAMLALAAFLVATGQLAFGPALLAVAALMSSFGPVIAVANLGTTLQQTLACGSRVLDLLAEEPVTEEVRDGKDVDGFTGAELRSVDFSYGDTPILDDVNLTIEPGSIVRIEGKSGAGKSTLLKLLMRFWDADSGQVRVSDRNVRHVNTTSLRGIEGFMTQETFLFDGTIRDNLLMAKPQATDDELHEVLEKVSLANFVDRLPDGLDTPIGAIGNSLSGGERQRLGLARVLLHDAPLILLDEPTSNLDSLNETVILRSLSENRDGRTVVLVSHRPSAASIADKAYAVQTKGRQS from the coding sequence GTGTTCAACAAACGACTCATTACCATGGTCACCAACGCACGTCGCTACATCGGCGCCGACGTGGCCCTGCAATGGATAGCACTCGTCGCAAATATCGTGTTGTTCATCCTCATCGGCCTTTTCCTGCAGGGACTCCTCGAGAATACCCTGCAGGCCTCGCACGTCGCGATCCTGCTCGTCGTCGCCCTGCTCACGCTGGCTGTACGCTTCTTTTGCCAGATGGGGACACAACGCATGGGCCAGAGGGCGGCCAACGCGGCCAAGAGCACCATCCGCCAGGCGATATACGCCAAGCTTGTGGACCTGGGGCCGTCCTATCGCGAAAGCACCACGCCGAGCGAGGCCCTGCAGGTGAGCGTGGAGGGCGTCGAACATCTGGAGACCTACTTCGGTTCCTACCTTCCCCAGCTCTTCTACGCGGTGGTGGCGCCGCTCACGCTCTTCGCATGTCTCGCTCCGCTCTCGCTGCCCACGGCAATCACCCTCCTGGTTTGCGTGCCCCTCATCCCCCTATCCATCGTCGCGGTGCAAAGGATCGCCAAACGCGTCATGGGCAACTACTGGGGCTCCTACACCGATTTGGGATCCTTCTTCCTGGAAAGCATCCAGGGACTCACCACCCTCAAAATCTTCCAAGCCGACCAGCGCCGTCATGAGGCCATGAACCGGGAGGCCGAGAGCTTCAGGCAGGCCACCATGCGCCTGCTCGTCATGCAGCTCAACTCCATCACCGTGATGGATCTCTTCGCCTTCTGCGGCGCGGCCGCGGGAATCATCATGGCCCTCGTGCAGCTCTCGCAAGGCAACGCCTCGTTCGGAGCGGTCTTTGCCATCACCTTCCTGTCGGCCGAGTTCTTCTTGCCCATGCGCGCCCTGGGCTCGTTTTTCCATACGGCCATGAGCGGGATGGCGGCAGCCGACAGGATGTTCAAAATCCTTGACACGCCGACCCCTCCTAGCGGAGAGCGCACGGTTGACCACGGCAACGTGCAGATCGAATGCCACGACATCTCGTACTCCTACGATGGCGACCGTAACGTGCTAAGCGATGTCGACATCACCATCCCCCAGGGCTCCTTCGTCGGCATAACCGGCGAAAGCGGCTCCGGCAAGTCCACCTTGGCCGGCATACTCTCCAGGTCACTTGACCGCTACGCGGGCAACGTCAGCATCGGCGGCATCCCCCTGCGCGACATATCCCGTACATCGCTGCGCGAGACGATCACATACGTTCCGTTTGCGAGCTACCTGTTCGAAGGCACCGTGGCATCAAACCTGCGCCTGGCAAAACCCGATGCCACGGACGAAGAGCTCTGGGACGTCCTGCACCGCTGTCGCCTCGAGGGACTCGTGCGTCGCACAGGTGGCCTGCAGGCCCCGGTGGCCGCCGAAGGGACGAACCTCTCCGGTGGCCAACGTCAACGGTTGGCGATGGCACGAGCGCTCCTGCACGACACGCCGGTGTACATCCTGGACGAGGCGACTTCCAACATTGACGCCGAGAGCGAGGCGGCCATCATCGAGCTGGTGAGGCAACTCGCAGATACCAAGACCGTAATCATGATCACCCACCGCCTCGCGGCGCTGAGGAACGCCGGGCGTATCTACGTCCTTGCCGATGGACGCGTCGTCGAGTCCGGTACCCATGACGAGCTGAGCGCTGCGGGAGGTGCCTACGGGCGACTTTGGGACGAGCAGTCCCGGCTCGAGTCGTTCGCGCAGGCACCCGCCACGGATACCGGAGAAATCGCCGTCATCGACGAGGAAGACGAGGGGGGCGAGCCCGCCACGACCGTTCCCGATGCCATCGGCGGCACCCATCGCTCGCACCTGAGCGTCATGGCCCGGCTGCTGAGGCTCGTCACTCCCCTGCTGCCGGTCCTCGCCATGGCCATCGTGCTGGGAGTCCTCGGATTTGGCGCAGCCATCTTCCTGACCGTGTTCGCGAGCTACAGCTTGCTCGACCTGGTCGGCCAGGGCGCCGAAATGGACTGGATGGCGGCAGCCATGGCGGTGGCGATATGCGGCATCGTCCGCGGGCCTTTGCGTTATGGCGAGCAGCTCTGCAACCATTATCTCGCGTTTCGCGTCCTCGCCCTCGTACGCGACCGCCTGTTCGCCGTGATGCGCAAGCTGGCTCCGGCCAGGCTCGAGGGACGTGACAAGGGCAACCTCGTCTCGCTCATGACGTCCGACGTCGAGCTCCTCGAGGTGTTCTTCGCCCATACGATCTCACCGGCGGCCATCGCGCTCATCGTGTCAACGGGAATGACCGTGTTCATCGCCTCCCAATCCCCCATCCTTGCCGTACTCGCCGCCTGCGCCTACCTGGTGATGGGAGTGGCCGTCCCCTGGCTTTCCTCGCGCTCGGCCGGAACGCTCGGCGACAGCGTGCGCCGTCACATCGGTGCTATGAACACCTTCGTCCTGGACAGCCTGCGCGGCCTCCCCGAAATCCTCCAGTTCGGGCAATCCCGGGAGCGCCGCCGCGAGCTCGAGAAACGAACGCATGCCCTGATGGAGGCCGAGGACTCCCTCAAACGGCGGACCGCCTGCTCCATGGCACTCACGGGAACCCTCGTCATGGTCTTCGACCTGGCCATGCTCGCCCTGGCGGCGTTCTTGGTGGCGACCGGCCAGCTCGCCTTCGGGCCCGCCCTGCTCGCCGTTGCCGCGCTCATGTCCTCCTTCGGCCCCGTCATCGCGGTGGCAAACCTGGGAACCACCCTGCAGCAGACGCTGGCCTGCGGCAGCCGCGTACTGGACTTGCTGGCCGAGGAGCCGGTCACCGAAGAGGTGCGCGACGGAAAGGACGTCGATGGCTTCACGGGAGCCGAGCTGCGATCCGTGGATTTCTCCTACGGTGACACCCCCATACTCGACGACGTGAACCTGACAATCGAACCAGGCAGCATCGTTCGCATCGAGGGTAAAAGCGGCGCCGGAAAGTCAACGCTGCTGAAGCTGCTCATGCGTTTCTGGGATGCGGACAGCGGCCAGGTGCGAGTCTCGGACCGTAACGTTCGCCATGTCAACACGACATCCTTGAGGGGTATTGAAGGCTTCATGACCCAGGAGACGTTCCTGTTTGACGGCACGATCCGTGATAACCTCCTCATGGCCAAACCGCAGGCCACAGACGACGAGCTTCACGAAGTCCTGGAGAAGGTTTCCCTGGCAAACTTCGTCGACCGACTACCCGATGGACTCGATACGCCTATCGGTGCCATCGGAAACAGCTTATCCGGTGGCGAGCGGCAGCGGCTTGGCCTGGCACGGGTGCTGCTCCATGATGCTCCCCTCATCCTGCTCGACGAGCCCACGAGCAACCTTGACAGCCTAAATGAAACGGTCATACTCCGCAGTCTCTCGGAAAACAGGGATGGCAGAACCGTCGTGCTGGTGAGCCACCGCCCCTCGGCGGCATCCATCGCCGACAAAGCCTATGCCGTGCAGACGAAAGGACGACAGTCGTGA
- a CDS encoding DUF454 domain-containing protein, with the protein MEHNFTRLLSPVNDASGDASPTRRRTLASWLWGAGGLISFGLGVLGAILPLIPTTPFILLAAFCFARSSRKLNAWFQSTKLYKSVFEGLLTRKSMTIVAKLKLLAPITLLLAVSFALMGSVPIGRIVVAIIFIGHIVYFGFIVKTDRPQANVLQRQQALQED; encoded by the coding sequence ATGGAACACAACTTCACGCGTTTGCTATCCCCCGTTAACGATGCGTCTGGCGACGCAAGCCCCACGCGCAGGCGAACCCTCGCCTCGTGGCTCTGGGGTGCAGGTGGTCTTATCAGTTTTGGGCTTGGCGTCCTGGGTGCCATACTTCCCCTCATCCCCACCACGCCGTTCATCCTCTTGGCGGCCTTCTGCTTTGCTCGCAGCTCACGCAAGCTCAACGCGTGGTTCCAGTCGACCAAACTCTACAAATCGGTGTTCGAGGGCCTGCTGACGCGCAAGTCCATGACCATCGTGGCCAAACTCAAGCTCCTCGCCCCCATCACGCTCCTCCTCGCCGTGTCCTTCGCGCTCATGGGGTCGGTACCCATCGGGCGCATCGTCGTGGCCATCATCTTCATCGGCCACATCGTCTACTTCGGCTTCATCGTGAAGACGGACAGGCCCCAGGCAAACGTGCTGCAGCGGCAGCAAGCGCTGCAGGAGGACTAA
- the purF gene encoding amidophosphoribosyltransferase: MEEACGVFGIYAPGKDVARMTGFGLQALQHRGQESAGIAVGDGETVNVSKDLGLVTQVFDDERLDALVGDVAIGHVRYSTSGSKASWEAAQPHMSAMGEVLLALAHNGTLTNTNKLRARLIADGARLYSSTDSEVAAKLIGMYTERTNHLREGIRHAMELMEGAYAMVLCTADALYAFRDPHGIRPLCIGELPDDAGWVISSETCGLDIVGATYVRDVEPGEVVHVNDEGMRSFIAVEPARRTSCIFEYVYFARPDSVIDGQSVYQARRDTGRILARENPVEADLVLGVPDSGVPAALGYAAESGIEYTDGIVKNRYVGRTFIQPTDEMRQLGIRLKLNPLPDVIAGRRLVVIDDSIVRGSTSRKLVAMLRDAGAAEVHLRITSPEVLWPCFYGIDTATREQLIAANMDLAQMNEWIGSDSLAFLSLAGLREAVSGARHPSFCEACFTGEYPV, from the coding sequence ATGGAAGAGGCCTGCGGGGTCTTTGGCATCTACGCGCCGGGCAAGGACGTTGCCCGCATGACGGGCTTTGGCCTGCAGGCACTGCAGCACCGGGGGCAGGAAAGCGCGGGCATTGCCGTGGGGGATGGCGAGACGGTCAACGTCTCCAAGGACCTGGGGCTCGTGACCCAGGTGTTCGATGACGAGCGTCTGGATGCCCTCGTCGGTGACGTCGCGATCGGCCATGTGCGCTATTCCACGAGCGGGTCGAAGGCCTCGTGGGAGGCGGCCCAGCCGCACATGTCGGCCATGGGCGAGGTGCTGCTCGCGCTTGCCCACAACGGTACGCTCACCAACACCAACAAGTTGCGCGCCCGGCTCATAGCCGATGGCGCCCGGCTATACTCGTCGACCGACTCCGAAGTCGCCGCCAAGCTCATCGGCATGTACACGGAGCGCACCAACCACCTGCGCGAGGGCATACGCCATGCCATGGAGCTCATGGAGGGGGCCTATGCCATGGTGCTGTGCACGGCCGATGCCCTCTACGCGTTTCGCGACCCTCACGGCATCCGCCCGCTGTGCATTGGCGAGCTGCCCGACGATGCCGGCTGGGTCATCTCGTCGGAGACCTGCGGGCTGGATATCGTCGGCGCCACTTACGTGCGTGACGTCGAACCGGGCGAGGTCGTGCACGTCAACGACGAAGGCATGCGCTCGTTTATTGCCGTCGAGCCCGCCAGGCGCACCTCGTGCATCTTCGAGTACGTGTACTTCGCCCGGCCCGACAGCGTGATAGATGGCCAGAGCGTCTACCAGGCACGACGCGATACCGGACGCATCCTCGCCCGCGAGAATCCCGTGGAGGCGGACCTCGTGCTCGGCGTTCCCGATTCCGGCGTCCCGGCAGCCCTCGGCTACGCCGCCGAAAGTGGCATCGAGTACACCGACGGCATCGTGAAGAACCGCTACGTGGGCCGTACCTTCATCCAACCCACCGACGAGATGCGTCAGCTCGGCATCAGGCTCAAGCTCAATCCGCTACCCGATGTGATCGCGGGAAGGCGGCTCGTCGTCATCGACGACTCCATCGTGCGTGGCAGCACCTCGCGCAAGCTCGTGGCGATGCTGCGCGATGCGGGAGCCGCCGAGGTGCACCTGCGCATCACGAGCCCGGAGGTGTTGTGGCCCTGCTTCTACGGCATCGACACGGCCACGCGTGAGCAGCTCATCGCGGCGAACATGGATCTCGCGCAGATGAACGAGTGGATCGGATCGGATTCGCTCGCGTTTCTCTCCCTTGCCGGATTGCGCGAGGCGGTTTCCGGTGCGCGCCATCCCTCCTTCTGCGAGGCCTGCTTCACCGGCGAGTATCCCGTCTGA
- a CDS encoding ABC transporter ATP-binding protein, with amino-acid sequence MSKKQSLTRRSLHYYWLATRNHLGLFVALVASTIGFCGFLTYGNPYVMSLIVDRIAAEPVAADQVFAVFGPYIAALIGINVAGQACSKLQDYTLWKLQIAVNYDLATMAFDCLCNQSLSFHSNRFGGTLVSQTSKFMAGYTQLLQTMNFPFLPILCSITFTCLILFPAVPIYAGVLMAMLAVYAVISYIMYKRILHLNERAASAQNQLSGELSDAVTNILAVKTYGREEYERQLFDAANREVVARDSKRMWASLARGITTAAITVVIMSVVTVFISGGNAWFGITPGTVILMFTYTNTVTNQFNFINTGLQRINQAFGDASGMTAVLDEPRLVADKPDAKPLDVEEGEIDFDDINFWYTDGDVKTQVFDDFNLHIPAGQRVGLVGMSGAGKTTLTKLLLRLADIQEGEILVDGQNVADVTQQSLRRQIAYVPQEALLFHRTIAENIAYGRPDATMEEIREAARAANALEFIEALPQGFATITGERGIKLSGGQRQRIAIARAMLADCPILVLDEATSALDSESEAAVQEALARLMEGRTAIVVAHRLSTVASLDRIVVLSEGRIVEDGPHAELVAKGGDYARLWNRQTGAFGE; translated from the coding sequence ATGTCGAAGAAGCAATCGTTGACGAGGCGTAGCCTGCACTATTACTGGCTGGCGACGCGCAATCACCTAGGACTGTTCGTGGCGCTCGTTGCCTCGACTATCGGGTTCTGCGGCTTTCTCACCTACGGTAATCCCTACGTGATGAGCCTCATCGTTGATCGCATCGCCGCCGAGCCGGTGGCCGCGGATCAGGTGTTCGCGGTGTTCGGTCCCTACATCGCGGCGCTCATTGGCATCAACGTCGCCGGCCAGGCATGTAGCAAGCTTCAAGACTACACGCTCTGGAAGCTGCAGATCGCCGTGAACTACGATCTTGCCACCATGGCCTTCGACTGCCTGTGCAACCAGTCGCTGTCGTTTCACTCCAACCGCTTCGGCGGCACGCTCGTGAGCCAGACCTCCAAGTTCATGGCCGGCTATACCCAGCTGCTCCAGACCATGAACTTCCCGTTCCTTCCCATCCTGTGCTCGATCACCTTCACCTGCCTCATTCTGTTTCCCGCCGTGCCCATCTACGCCGGCGTGCTCATGGCCATGCTCGCCGTGTACGCCGTCATCTCCTACATCATGTACAAGCGCATTCTGCACCTGAACGAGAGGGCGGCCAGCGCCCAGAACCAGCTGTCCGGAGAGCTGTCCGACGCGGTCACCAACATCCTTGCCGTGAAGACCTACGGCCGCGAGGAGTACGAGCGCCAGCTCTTCGACGCGGCCAACAGGGAAGTAGTGGCCCGCGACTCCAAGCGCATGTGGGCCTCGCTTGCCCGCGGCATCACCACGGCGGCCATCACCGTGGTGATCATGTCCGTGGTGACGGTGTTCATTTCCGGTGGCAACGCCTGGTTCGGCATCACACCGGGCACGGTCATCCTCATGTTCACGTACACGAACACGGTGACCAACCAGTTCAACTTCATCAACACGGGCCTACAGCGCATCAACCAGGCCTTTGGCGATGCCTCCGGCATGACCGCCGTGCTCGACGAGCCGCGCCTCGTGGCCGACAAGCCCGACGCCAAGCCGCTCGACGTGGAGGAAGGCGAGATCGATTTCGACGACATCAACTTCTGGTACACCGACGGTGATGTGAAGACGCAGGTGTTCGACGACTTCAACCTGCACATCCCTGCCGGCCAGCGCGTTGGGTTGGTGGGGATGTCGGGCGCGGGAAAGACCACGCTCACCAAGCTGCTGTTGCGCCTTGCCGACATCCAGGAGGGCGAGATCCTGGTGGACGGCCAGAACGTGGCCGACGTGACCCAGCAGAGCCTGCGCCGCCAGATTGCCTACGTGCCCCAGGAGGCGCTGCTGTTCCACCGCACCATTGCCGAGAACATCGCCTACGGGCGCCCCGACGCCACCATGGAGGAGATTCGCGAGGCTGCCCGCGCCGCAAACGCGCTGGAGTTCATCGAGGCGCTTCCCCAGGGCTTCGCCACCATCACCGGTGAGCGCGGCATCAAGCTTTCCGGGGGCCAGCGCCAGCGCATCGCCATCGCCCGCGCGATGCTCGCCGACTGTCCCATCCTCGTGCTCGACGAGGCGACGAGCGCGCTCGATTCCGAGAGCGAGGCCGCCGTGCAGGAGGCGCTGGCCCGCCTCATGGAGGGCCGCACCGCCATCGTGGTGGCGCATAGGCTGTCCACGGTGGCGAGCCTCGACCGCATTGTCGTGCTGTCAGAAGGGCGCATCGTGGAAGATGGCCCGCATGCCGAGCTCGTGGCCAAGGGTGGCGACTACGCGCGGCTATGGAACCGCCAGACCGGCGCGTTCGGGGAGTGA
- a CDS encoding DUF3021 domain-containing protein — protein sequence MTMSHKIIDTERKGPGEVLKMLGINFCIAFTIFMLFSMVFGMIFADAEARTGIMYCWGIAGAMLLAVVMQLVFFTPLVIRRLGYAARVALFGVGFYAVLTPLAALFGWFPTDIPGAWISWTVIYIVILALLTVLFTMIYRREAKALNEKLERYKSGR from the coding sequence ATGACGATGAGCCATAAGATCATAGACACCGAGAGAAAGGGACCCGGCGAGGTCCTCAAGATGCTGGGAATCAACTTCTGCATAGCGTTTACCATCTTCATGCTGTTCAGCATGGTCTTCGGCATGATCTTCGCCGATGCGGAGGCCCGGACGGGCATCATGTACTGCTGGGGCATCGCAGGGGCCATGCTCCTCGCTGTGGTCATGCAGCTCGTCTTCTTCACGCCGCTGGTCATACGCAGGCTCGGCTATGCCGCTCGCGTCGCCCTGTTTGGCGTGGGCTTCTACGCCGTCCTCACGCCACTCGCCGCGCTCTTCGGCTGGTTTCCCACCGACATTCCGGGCGCATGGATTAGCTGGACCGTCATCTACATCGTGATCCTGGCGCTTCTTACCGTGCTCTTCACGATGATCTACCGACGCGAGGCCAAAGCGCTCAACGAGAAGCTCGAGAGGTACAAGTCCGGGCGCTAG